A region of the Paenibacillus sp. J23TS9 genome:
TGGATGGCTACAACATTTGCCCATAAATTATCATGATACATGAAGAAGTGTCAATCACTGCGTTTCACACCCCTGCAGTTTCTTATGTATCAGGGTATGCAAAAGGGAACCTTATACAAGGTCCCCTTTGCATGTTCATATGTTCTATTTTTATGTTATCATAATTTACATTTATGAGAGGTGAATATAGATATCGCTAGACTTCATTCGTAGTCTCTTGCTTATCCTTGTTCATTTCACGGTTGACTTCATGAGGTGTATTCCCGAGCTGCTCGCCCATGCTTTTGAGGAAATTAAGCATCATTGTAATGGAACGGTTCACATCAGGATCCTTCATCATTTTAAGCAGATCAAAGAATCCCTTCTGATCTTCATCTGTGTCCGTATCCAGTGCTTTATTCAGACCATGGCCGACCGCGTTCATCGTACGCTGCACTTTATGGGGCTCCAAGGTACTGAGAAATTGCATACCGGTTACCGCATTTTTCATCACGACAGGCATTCCGGATATTTTGATAAAATCAAAAACATGTGGAAGCACCTTCTCCCGGTTTTTCACCATACCATGGACAACCTCCAGATATCCTGCCTCATACATTTCCTGAATGATATCCATAAACATGAGCAGACCCGGGTTGCTTTTCGCAGCACCTGAAACCAGGCGTTCTACTTCTTGTTCCCTGATCTCCTCATCTGTAGGAATCTGGCGGTTGATTCGGGTAATCGGATTTGCCATGGATTATACCTCCTCCTTTCGGATGACTTCTGCAACCGGTACAAAATCCGGGCGATTCCATTTATCTTGAACACGGACACCCATTTGTGGATTCCGGCGTGTGTCCACACGGTGGTTAGATTTCGGGAGCGGTGGCTCACCGTCATAGGATAGAATTTCCATCGCTACTGCCGTCTCTTTATAATTCGGTGTATCTGTCACTGCATCATGTTCGCTGCTGGTCAGAAAGTTAACAGCCTGGCTGCTGCTGGACGTGTTCATCGGAAGATACAGCTCATTTCCTTTGACACGGTCAGTCACCAGAACTCGAAGCTTGACCGCTCCTTCCGGAGATGTCAAACGAACCATCGCGCCATCTTTAATTCCCCGTTCTGCCGCGAGTTCAGGAGATACTTCAAGCCAGGCACTTGGCGCTTTATGTGTGAGGCTCTTAGACTTATAAGTCATATTTCCTTCATGAAAATGCTCCAGAAGACGGCCGTTATTGATATGAAGGTCGTATTTCTCCTCGTAGACTTGCGGCGGTGTCCAGTCAACGGGGAACAGCTTCGCTTTACCATCCGGGAAATGGAACTCATCCTGATAAAGCAGCGGTGTATCCGTTCCATCCAACTGAACCGGCCAAACCAGACTCTTCCAGCCTTCCAAGCGTTCATAGCTGACTCCCGCGAACAGCGGAGCCAATACTGAAGCTTCATCCATAATTTGAGAGGGATGTGTGTAATTCCAGTTTGCTCCCATGGCGTTCGCTACCATCTGGATAATCTCCCAGTCCGGCTTGGATTCTCCCATCGGTTCAAAGACCGGATAAAAGCGCTGAATGCGTCTTTCGGTATTGGTAAAGGTCCCCTCCTTCTCCAAGCTTGGCGCTGCCGGTAATATTACATCCGCATATCTGGCTGTCCGTGAGAAGAAGACATCCTGAACGATGAAAAATTGCAGCTTACTGAAGGCTTCATCAACCAGGTTTGCATTCGCATCAACAAGAGCCATATCCTCACCAAACAAATACATGGCCTTGATCTTGCCATCCTGAATGGCATCCACCATTTCGTGGTTGTTATAGCCTATATTCTTTGGCAGTTCTACGCCCCAAGCATGTTCATAACGACCGCGAACCTTATCGTCCTCGACAGACTCATATCCTGGAAATACATTCGGCTGGGTCCCAAAATCGCAAGCGCCCTGCACGTTGTTGTGCCCGCGCAGCGGGTAAGCACCAGTGCCCGGTTTACCAAAATTTCCGGTAACCAGCTGCAGGTTGCAAATCGCCGTACTCGTATCCGTACCGCCTTTATGCTGGGTTACACCCATAGCCCACAGGATGCAGGTCGAGTCCGATTCATGAATCATTGTGGCAACCTGTATCAAGGTTTCCTTGCTGATTCCGGTTAACTCTTCTGCATAGTCAAGCGTGTACTTCTGAAGCGACTGTACGAAATCCCCGTAACCGTTCACTCGTTGATTAATGAATTCACGTGCTTCCCAGCCTTGATCGATGATGTATTTGGCAACCGCATTCAGCCAGATCAGATCCGTACTATGCTTCGGATGAAGATGGATATCCGCACGTTCCGCCATCTCATTTTTCCGCAGATCCGAAACAATCAGCTTTTGACCATGGAGCTTATGTGCCCGTTTAATTCTTGTCGCCAGAACCGGATGCGATTCCGCTGTATTGGCCCCGATAATGATCACAAGCCCTGCACTTTGAATATCTTGGATGGTGCCGGAATCACCGCCGTAACCAACGGTACGAAGCAGCGCTTTGGAAGCAGGGGTCTGACAGTAACGGGCACAGTTATCGACGTTATTCGTACCCATAATGGCACGGGCGAATTTCTGGAAAATGAAGTTTTCTTCATTGCTGCATTTGGAGGATGCGATATATCCGATGGCATCCGGCCCAAATTGATCCTTAACGCCGCCGAGTTTTTGGGCAATATAATCCATCGCCTCTTCCCAGCTGGCTTCCACGAATTCATCCCCTTGACGGATCAGCGGCTTAGTCAGCCGTTCCTCGCTGTTGACAAAATCCCAGCCCCATTTCCCTTTGACGCAGGTTGAAACGCCATTGACCGGCGCCTCCTCATTAGGCTCTACCTTGAGAATATGCCGTCCTTTCGTCCAAACCTCGAAACTGCAGCCTACACCACAGTATGTGCATACGGTTTTGGTGCGTTTAATGCGCGAGTCACGCATCGACGCTTCGATCTCAGAGATTTTGAAAATATCCCGGTAACCGGGTTCTACTTCCTTCGTCAGGTCAATCATCGGTTCAAGCACATCCGCAAAGGTTCCTGTCAGATATCCGGCTTCACCGATCATCGATTTCTCCATCAGGGCGTTGCAAGGACATACCGACACACAGTGTCCGCAGGATACGCAAGAGGATTCATCAATGGGAACATCCTGATCCCAAATCACTCTTGGATGCTCGCGGCTCCAATCGATACTGAGCGTTTCATTGACCTGCAGATCCTGACAGGC
Encoded here:
- the fdhF gene encoding formate dehydrogenase subunit alpha, whose amino-acid sequence is MNAESFVFRINDKNYEAKPGQTILQASGDTYIPNVCYHEQLGPIQTCDTCLVEVNGKLIRACATEVEPGMHVRTESKLVKEAQQEAMSRILENHELYCTVCDNNNGNCKVHNTTEFLELDHQKYEFKEKPYEKDMSHPMYRYDPDQCILCGRCVEACQDLQVNETLSIDWSREHPRVIWDQDVPIDESSCVSCGHCVSVCPCNALMEKSMIGEAGYLTGTFADVLEPMIDLTKEVEPGYRDIFKISEIEASMRDSRIKRTKTVCTYCGVGCSFEVWTKGRHILKVEPNEEAPVNGVSTCVKGKWGWDFVNSEERLTKPLIRQGDEFVEASWEEAMDYIAQKLGGVKDQFGPDAIGYIASSKCSNEENFIFQKFARAIMGTNNVDNCARYCQTPASKALLRTVGYGGDSGTIQDIQSAGLVIIIGANTAESHPVLATRIKRAHKLHGQKLIVSDLRKNEMAERADIHLHPKHSTDLIWLNAVAKYIIDQGWEAREFINQRVNGYGDFVQSLQKYTLDYAEELTGISKETLIQVATMIHESDSTCILWAMGVTQHKGGTDTSTAICNLQLVTGNFGKPGTGAYPLRGHNNVQGACDFGTQPNVFPGYESVEDDKVRGRYEHAWGVELPKNIGYNNHEMVDAIQDGKIKAMYLFGEDMALVDANANLVDEAFSKLQFFIVQDVFFSRTARYADVILPAAPSLEKEGTFTNTERRIQRFYPVFEPMGESKPDWEIIQMVANAMGANWNYTHPSQIMDEASVLAPLFAGVSYERLEGWKSLVWPVQLDGTDTPLLYQDEFHFPDGKAKLFPVDWTPPQVYEEKYDLHINNGRLLEHFHEGNMTYKSKSLTHKAPSAWLEVSPELAAERGIKDGAMVRLTSPEGAVKLRVLVTDRVKGNELYLPMNTSSSSQAVNFLTSSEHDAVTDTPNYKETAVAMEILSYDGEPPLPKSNHRVDTRRNPQMGVRVQDKWNRPDFVPVAEVIRKEEV
- a CDS encoding DUF1641 domain-containing protein, which produces MANPITRINRQIPTDEEIREQEVERLVSGAAKSNPGLLMFMDIIQEMYEAGYLEVVHGMVKNREKVLPHVFDFIKISGMPVVMKNAVTGMQFLSTLEPHKVQRTMNAVGHGLNKALDTDTDEDQKGFFDLLKMMKDPDVNRSITMMLNFLKSMGEQLGNTPHEVNREMNKDKQETTNEV